A stretch of DNA from Gammaproteobacteria bacterium:
GACACGGGGGGCGGCTATTTGCTAATTTCCCCCTCCATAACCAATCTTTAAAGGGCTCTACGGCAACTATAGTTGATTATTTTCAGCTCCATCTCTCGCTAACGCTCACAATTACGCACAATTACGAAAAAAATAATCAGCGTTGCCTATCGGCGACTACTCGCCCTCGCTACGCTCTCCTTGGCTCGCAGCGGGAGAACTAGAGAAACTCTCTAAACAAGCGCAACATGAGTGCTTCGCAAAATCTATGCTGGCAAAGCAAGCCGATACTTTTCAGTGGCGACCACCTAATGGTGAATCTATTGAAGACCTATGCCTTAGAGTTGACCGCGTATTCGCGACCTTCGCACGCGAATGTGCTGAACAAAATGTTATCGCAGTCTGTCATGGAGAGTTCATGTGGGCATGCAGAGTACGGCTTGAACGTATGCTACCGCAACGGTTTCTCGAACTAGACCAGTCAGACCGAGCAGAAGACCATATTCATAATGGTCAGATTCTACACTACAGTAGAGTCAACCCATCAACGGGCATAGAGTCTCATCGTTACGAATGGATGCGCAGCATCTGCCCCTGGGACACATCGCTTTCCTATAACGACTGGCAGTCAATAGAACGCCCGACACTCAACAACGAGACACTTTTAAACCTCGTCAACGAGTGGCCGCAGCTCATCAATGACTAGCAGAGGTACAAATACATGGTACCCAACCGCTTTCTTTGCACGCGAATGCGCTGAACAAATGTTATCGCCGTGTGCCTTAGAGAGTTCACGTGTACATGTAGAGTACGGCTTGAATGTCAAAATTACACTGAAATTTATTCTGATTATTTTGTTTTCTGTTTAACCCCTTTCTCCATCGAATATCGGTATGACTATCGCGTTTATTATTCGGGGGTGCTTCCAAGGCGCTAATCTGTGTGTTCATAAATATCGTATGAAATGCCCTTCCAATTTCTATTCGTTATTCTAATTCAAAGATCTGCTTACCTTGAGCATCGTAGTAAGACTGCTCGATGATAAGACCTCGACCATCATAGATTCGCTTGGTTGAGGCATAACCGTTTTTCTTGTGCAAAGTCAGCTTGCCTTGAGTGTCGTAATAAGACTCCTTGATGAA
This window harbors:
- a CDS encoding histidine phosphatase family protein, which encodes MPIGDYSPSLRSPWLAAGELEKLSKQAQHECFAKSMLAKQADTFQWRPPNGESIEDLCLRVDRVFATFARECAEQNVIAVCHGEFMWACRVRLERMLPQRFLELDQSDRAEDHIHNGQILHYSRVNPSTGIESHRYEWMRSICPWDTSLSYNDWQSIERPTLNNETLLNLVNEWPQLIND